From Brienomyrus brachyistius isolate T26 chromosome 18, BBRACH_0.4, whole genome shotgun sequence, one genomic window encodes:
- the LOC125712612 gene encoding protocadherin alpha-3-like: MEDFVRVKCDWIWLLTLLCLWDSSDGQVVYSVSEEVQKGTVVGNIAKDLGLNVNELESRMFQIVSGSSRRYFEVNLKSGALFVNERIDREELCPGALKCSLFLEAIIHNPLNLYRVEINVLDVNDNAPFFPRNKIELNITEIANPGEKIAVVMAEDPDVGSNSVKTYKISQNEHFSLDAQSGGDQTVAAVLMLLKALDREKQAVIPLVVTAVDGGKPPRSGTLQITVNVMDVNDNTPAFSKPLYNVRLNENVPYSTSVTTLIATDPDDGVNGQIIYLMVQHKSVNLDVFSIDPYTGQISVKGNIDYEEHPAFEIHVEATDKGVPPRSTQCKILIEVIDLNDNRPEISINPLMESLREDATNGTAVALITVSDKDGGKNGMVNCDIVGYFPFKLQTSIKNYYSLVVAGPLDRESASHYNVTITATDEGTPPLSSTSVITVHVSDVNDNAPLFPEPMINIYVKENNQIGTVIYTVSAADPDENENARVSYSLIEGSSASVALSNVINVNSASGEIYSLQSFNYEEMKTFQFQIQATDSGEPPLSSNVTVKVFILDENDNSPGILLPYSDQGSVSTESIPYSAEAGYFVAKIRAVDADSGYNALLSYHIAEPKGSNMFRIGTSSGEIRTKRRMSDNDLKTHPLVILVSDGGDPSLSATVSIDVVVVESNSEIQTHFKQLPTREESFSDLNLYLLIAIVSVSVIFLLSLISLLAVKCHRTDTSLSRYSAPVITTHPDGSWSYSKSTQQYDVCFSSDTLKSDVVVFPAPFPAADAELISINGTDSLKRNQTLPTREKVNL, translated from the coding sequence ATGGAGGATTTTGTTCGTGTGAAATGTGACTGGATATGGTTGCTAACACTCCTTTGTTTATGGGATTCATCCGATGGGCAGGTTGTGTACTCCGTGTCAGAGGAGGTGCAGAAGGGAACCGTGGTTGGAAATATAGCGAAGGATCTGGGACTTAATGTCAATGAACTGGAGTCGCGGATGTTTCAGATTGTGTCGGGTTCCAGCAGAAGATATTTTGAGGTAAATTTGAAAAGTGGCGCATTGTTTGTGAATGAGAGAATCGACCGAGAGGAACTGTGTCCTGGTGCTCTGAAATGCAGTTTATTTTTAGAAGCAATTATTCACAATCCTTTAAATCTTTACCGCGTAGAAATTAATGTGTTAGACGTAAATGATAACGCACCTTTTTTTCCACGAAATAAGATCGAGTTAAATATAACAGAAATTGCTAATCCAGGGGAAAAAATCGCTGTTGTTATGGCAGAAGATCCCGATGTGGGTAGTAACTCGGTAAAAACATACAAGATAAGCCAGAATGAGCACTTTAGTTTGGATGCCCAGAGCGGAGGTGACCAGACAGTGGCTGCTGTTTTAATGCTACTGAAAGCACTCGACCGAGAGAAACAGGCCGTAATACCGCTAGTAGTTACTGCTGTTGACGGCGGAAAACCTCCCAGGTCGGGAACCTTGCAGATCACCGTGAACGTGATGGATGTCAACGACAACACCCCAGCGTTTAGCAAGCCGTTGTATAACGTTAGATTAAATGAGAATGTTCCATACAGTACATCCGTAACAACATTGATTGCGACCGATCCGGATGATGGAGTAAACGGCCAAATAATTTACTTAATGGTTCAGCACAAAAGTGTTAACTTGGACGTTTTCAGTATTGATCCCTATACTGGTCAAATCTCGGTGAAAGGGAATATTGATTATGAAGAACATCCTGCCTTTGAAATACACGTGGAAGCTACAGATAAAGGCGTCCCACCACGCAGTACGCAATGTAAAATTCTGATAGAAGTTATTGATTTAAATGACAATCGCCCTGAAATATCAATCAATCCATTAATGGAAAGTTTGAGGGAAGACGCAACAAATGGAACAGCTGTGGCGCTGATTACAGTTTCAGATAAAGATGGAGGCAAAAACGGAATGGTGAATTGCGATATAGTCGGTTATTTTCCTTTTAAGCTGCAGACTTCAATTAAAAACTATTATTCACTTGTGGTTGCTGGACCGCTGGACAGAGAATCTGCTTCTCATTACAATGTCACTATCACAGCTACAGATGAGGGAACTCCGCCTCTGTCCAGCACCAGCGTCATTACTGTGCACGTTTCTGATGTGAACGACAACGCGCCGCTTTTCCCAGAGCCGATGATAAATATCTATGTAAAAGAGAACAATCAAATCGGCACCGTTATATATACTGTGTCTGCGGCTGATCCGGATGAAAACGAAAACGCCCGAGTTTCTTACTCGCTCATTGAAGGCTCTTCTGCCAGTGTTGCGCTTTCTAATGTAATAAACGTTAATTCGGCAAGTGGGGAGATATACAGCCTACAGTCTTTTAACTACGAAGAAATGAAGACgtttcagtttcaaattcaggcCACAGACTCTGGTGAGCCTCCTCTAAGCAGCAACGTGACCGTGAAGGTTTTCATCCTGGATGAGAATGACAACAGTCCTGGGATCCTCCTGCCCTATTCGGACCAGGGCTCCGTCAGTACTGAGAGCATTCCCTACTCTGCCGAAGCGGGCTACTTCGTGGCCAAGATCAGAGCTGTAGATGCGGACTCTGGTTATAATGCGCTGCTCTCTTACCACATCGCCGAACCCAAGGGAAGCAACATGTTTAGAATCGGAACCAGCAGCGGGGAGATACGGACTAAGAGGCgaatgagtgacaatgacctgaagaCTCACCCGCTGGTCATTTTGGTTTCTGATGGCGGAGACCCATCCCTGTCAGCCACAGTGTCTATTGACGTCGTGGTTGTTGAAAGTAACAGTGAAATTCAGACCCACTTCAAACAACTGCCTACCAGAGAGGAGAGTTTTTCGGACTTAAACCTGTATTTGCTGATCGCCATCGTGTCAGTGTCGGTGATATTCCTGCTGAGCCTCATCAGCTTGTTAGCCGTGAAATGTCACAGGACGGACACCAGTTTGAGTAGATACAGCGCTCCGGTGATCACCACACACCCCGACGGGAGCTGGTCTTACTCTAAATCCACCCAGCAGTATGACGTGTGTTTTAGCTCAGACACACTGAAGAGTGACGTAGTGGTTTTCCCGGCGCCGTTCCCGGCTGCAGATGCCgaactgatcagtattaacGGCACTGATTCTTTGAAACGGAACCAAACACTGCCGACCCGGGAGAAGGTAAACTTGTAA